From the Desulfovibrio sp. JY genome, one window contains:
- a CDS encoding GlxA family transcriptional regulator yields the protein MGGELKTEQREQGGGRPRRVVVFAPSPVLELDVVGPVNVFSAANKIRGKPRSYEILLATSKETLDVDGMAGVRLVAHKRYHDVRDDVDTLLVAGGRGAMTAGNPEVIAWLRDMASRVRRVGSICTGAFLLADAGLLDDRGATTHWEYARTLAARYPRVRVDADPIWIQDGNIYTSAGVTAGMDLALRFVEEDLGSAMALAVARRLVLFLRRPGGQAQFSVSLATQAPANSPLFELQVWMAENLAKDLTVEALASRVAMSPRNFARAFVREFGITPARYVERLRLEAARQRLELASAAGLEETARACGFGSGELLRRAFLRAFGVTPGRYREHFGSGN from the coding sequence ATGGGCGGCGAACTGAAGACGGAGCAAAGGGAGCAGGGCGGCGGACGGCCGCGGCGCGTGGTTGTATTCGCGCCGTCGCCCGTATTGGAGCTCGATGTCGTCGGGCCTGTGAACGTATTCTCGGCGGCGAATAAAATAAGAGGGAAGCCGAGATCATACGAAATCCTGCTGGCAACCTCGAAAGAGACCCTGGATGTCGACGGCATGGCGGGAGTTCGCCTTGTTGCCCACAAGCGGTATCATGACGTTCGAGACGATGTGGATACGTTGCTGGTGGCGGGCGGCAGGGGGGCCATGACGGCGGGCAATCCGGAGGTCATTGCCTGGCTTCGGGACATGGCGTCGCGCGTCAGGCGCGTCGGATCGATCTGTACCGGGGCCTTTCTTCTCGCCGACGCGGGACTCTTGGATGACCGGGGCGCCACAACGCATTGGGAGTATGCGCGGACGCTCGCCGCGCGATATCCCCGCGTCCGCGTCGATGCCGACCCGATCTGGATTCAGGATGGCAATATCTACACTTCGGCCGGCGTCACGGCGGGGATGGATCTCGCCTTGCGGTTCGTGGAGGAGGATCTTGGCAGCGCGATGGCGCTTGCGGTCGCACGCCGCCTGGTGCTTTTTTTACGCCGCCCGGGAGGGCAGGCGCAATTCAGCGTTTCGCTTGCGACACAGGCCCCGGCCAACAGTCCGCTTTTTGAACTCCAGGTCTGGATGGCGGAGAATCTGGCCAAGGATCTGACGGTGGAAGCGCTTGCCTCGCGTGTCGCCATGAGTCCGCGCAATTTCGCGCGCGCGTTCGTGCGCGAATTCGGGATAACCCCGGCCCGGTATGTCGAGCGGTTGCGGCTTGAAGCCGCACGGCAACGGCTTGAGCTCGCAAGCGCGGCCGGGCTCGAGGAAACGGCGCGCGCCTGCGGGTTTGGGAGCGGCGAACTGTTGCGGCGCGCATTTTTGCGCGCGTTCGGTGTCACGCCCGGGCGGTATCGGGAGCACTTCGGCTCCGGGAATTGA
- a CDS encoding NAD(P)/FAD-dependent oxidoreductase encodes MKSFPEICPACHQQHGFSARRAIVQRDKETYAIAPHIPGGIITDFSLLRKLADVAEKYEVKAIKITSAERFALVGFQPNDIDAAWKDLDLAPSAGSGLCVRSVKLCPGTSFCRLGMQDAVGVGLRIDQKFYGYNLPYKFKIGVSGCPNTCAESSIKDVGLIGTPSGWRVVAGGFATSLTPRLADCIADKLDDAQAMELVDKIIEWFRATNKPKRLGRLIDEVGLDTFKSELGLSDPGA; translated from the coding sequence ATGAAATCATTCCCGGAAATATGTCCCGCATGCCATCAACAACATGGCTTCAGCGCGCGAAGGGCTATCGTGCAACGCGACAAGGAGACCTATGCCATTGCCCCGCATATTCCAGGCGGCATCATAACGGATTTCAGCTTGCTGCGGAAACTCGCCGATGTTGCGGAAAAATACGAAGTCAAAGCCATCAAGATCACATCCGCCGAGCGGTTTGCCCTTGTAGGCTTCCAGCCGAACGACATCGACGCCGCCTGGAAAGACCTTGACCTTGCGCCTTCGGCGGGAAGCGGCCTGTGCGTCAGATCGGTCAAGCTCTGCCCTGGAACGAGTTTTTGCAGACTCGGCATGCAGGATGCCGTTGGCGTCGGGCTGCGGATCGACCAGAAGTTTTATGGCTACAACCTGCCCTACAAGTTCAAGATCGGCGTCTCCGGTTGTCCCAACACGTGCGCCGAGTCCTCCATAAAAGACGTTGGCCTGATCGGCACGCCAAGCGGTTGGCGGGTCGTGGCCGGAGGTTTCGCGACCAGTCTTACCCCGCGCTTGGCCGATTGCATCGCCGACAAACTCGATGATGCCCAGGCGATGGAACTCGTCGACAAGATAATCGAATGGTTCCGCGCGACGAACAAGCCCAAAAGGCTGGGACGCCTCATCGACGAGGTCGGCCTCGACACGTTCAAATCGGAATTGGGTTTGTCCGATCCTGGCGCATGA